Within Candidatus Bathyarchaeota archaeon, the genomic segment TCCCTATGGGGGGTGAAGCTCTTTGAGAGGGTGTACACCCCCTTAATCTCCTCCCTCCTCCACTGGGCCAGCTCTCCAATCGTGAACTGATGCTCCATCCACTGGGGGTCTCTCCTGAGCCTCTCCCTCACCCTGATGAGGTCGTCTATCACGACGATGAATATGTCTGGGTTGAGGCTCTTGACCTCCTCCTCCTTCAACCCCTCATACGACATCCCCCTCCACTCGAAGTGGTATGGGGTGCTTATTATGTGAACACCGCCACTCCCCTTAGTCTCCTCTATGATCCTCTTTATGGCCGCTTCCCTGAAGGCCTCAAGCTTATCAGGCTTGCTGTCATAGAAGTCCAACACATTCAGCTTACTAAGATAGTAGCCTTCACTCCTAGCCTCCTCAACGATGTAGTCGAAGAGATGATAATAAGAGAACTCCTGCCTCCTCCTCAACTCCTCAAGATAATCATCCCTACCGCTACCAGGCTGACCACAACAGATTACCACAATCCTCTCCGACATCTACCACTATGCATAGCTATAAGCATACTAGCTGATAAGTTTGACTCAGAGGTCTCTCAGTAATCAAGATCCATCTAGTGAAAGATAATATGATGTTTCAAACTTCAACTGAAGAATTTCTCCCAGACTAATCGATGATAAAAAGGAAAGGTTTTAGAATGTATCCCGAATACCAGCGTCTCCCTTTTAGCAAGCAGGTTTCATGCGTGATGTCTTGAAGGAAATATCTCTAATTATAAATCTCTGCAGAGATGATCTCAGGGAGCGTCCTTGCGCGTTGCCATGTACTACAGGAATGACGATATAAGGATAGTGGAAATGCCCACCCCTAAGATCGGGGAGGGTGAACTGCTGCTCAAGGTAATGGCGAGTGGGATCTGCGGAAGCGATGTGATGGAGTGGTATAGAGTGAAGAAGGCCCCGAGGGTTCTGGGACACGAGGTGGCCGGGCTGGTCACAGAGGTAGGCGAGGGGGTCGCGAATTTCAGGGTTGGCGACAGGGTTGTGGTCTCTCATCACGTCCCCTGCAACACCTGCCGCCACTGTTTAAGGGGGGAGCACACGGCCTGCGAAACCCTCCACACGACCAACATAGACCCAGGAGGATTCGCCGAGTATGCTAGGGTTCCAAGGATAAACGTGGATAGAGGCGTCTTCAGACTTCCTGATGAGGTGAGCTTCGAGGAGGGGGTCTTCGTAGAGCCCCTAGCATGCGTCCTGAGGTCTCAGAGGAGGCTGGCGATCCGACCTGGCGACACCGTTCTGATCCTTGGAAGCGGGGTCTCAGGCATCCTCCACATACAGCTCTCCAAGATATTTGGAGCTGGGAGGATACTAGCTACGGATATAAACGAGTATCGACTAAGAGCGGCTGAAAAGTTCGGTGCCGACATCGCTCTAGACGGCAGAGGGGATATCACAGAACTACTCAAGGATCTTAATGATGGGAGGGGAGCTGACCATGTAATAGTCTGCACTAACGCCCTCCCAGCCATAAGGCAAGCATTCAAATGCGTCGATGATACAGGAAAGATCCTATTCTTCGCACCCACACCGCCAGGCGTCGAGGTCCCTCTAGACCTCAACGACCTCTGGAGCAGGCAGATCACTCTAACGACCAGCTATGCCGCCGCTCCATCAGACCTAGCCTCAGCCCTTAAACTCATACGAGCAGGTCGAGTAAAGGTCAAGGATATGATAACCCATAGGCTAGGTTTAAAGGATACGGGTCTAGGGTTCAGGATCGTTGCAGAGGCCGGGGAATCCTTAAAGGTCATCGTAGAACCACATCGATAAGCTTACGGGAAAACTCTCCTAATTCCAAAATAGTTGACAATGGATGTTATAATGGAGAGAATTATTGTAATTTTCAAAAAGGATTTTAAAGGAGACTTTCAATCAATATTTTTAATTTTAGACAGTAGCCTTTCAACAAATGATCTTTATAACATATAGAGTTGTAAGTCCATAGAGATTCAGAAGATTTTTCAGCAATTCTCATAGATCTCTTCGAGGCCAAGCCTCTCGGAGCGATATAGCGGATGGGCTATGCAGAAGTCGACTCCTCTGAGAAGTGCCTTCCAGTTCATAGATGGTGGTTCAGCTCCCTCGACCAGGGGCATCCACATCAAATGGGTCTTGAAGCATGCCTCCGGATGTTTAACCCTATGCCTCATCCTCCTAGAGTCTATCGATTTGAATCCTAGGTATTCCATATGTCTCAGTTTGAACCAGGGGCTTGGATGTCCCTCTAGGGCAATCGTCGCGATGACCCTCGCATCTCCCACGGACTCCAAGACCCTCCTCATCAGAACCCTGCCGAAACCTCGACCCCCAGCTCTCCTCAGAACCCATATACAGTTTAATACCCATACATCTGAGCCGGATATTGGATATGCAGAGGCCTCCGCTGGGCTATACTCTACTTGGCCGACTGCCTCCCCATCTACAAAAAGAACATACTTCTTAAGACCTTTAGGGATCGCCTCAGCTAGATACTCCCCCCTCTTCCTATAATGTCTAAATGGCATCGGGGATAAGCACCTGTAAAGGAGCCTCTCCCAGCCTGGATTTCTGATGACATCGACAATCTCGAGAACCGAATTCAAGATGGACAAGATCCCCGGTTCTAGTATAATAATAGTGACGTTATAACATCTAAGCTTCTCTAACAAAAGTAGTAAGGTTAAGGTAAACTTTTGTCTTATCCTTTATTCTGCCTCAGCGGTTGCTGCTATGGTGATGGCGGCCCGTAGACCCCTTAGAGCCGTGGGATAATCGTTGAAGACGGCTTTCAGCGTTCTTCCATCTACCCTCTCGATGTAGGGGAGCACAGCTGCGGCGTCGGCCATCGACGGTGTGACGACCCTTAGCCTGAACTCAGTGGGTTCGGCAATCCTATAGGGTTTGATCTCTTTAGAGCTAGCTAATGCCTCGGCCACTGTCTTCTCGATGAGGGCCCTCGCCTTCTCAGGATGGAGGCACCTTGCAGAATATCTGCCTACACCCCACTTGACGATGGCTGTCTTGATCCCGGGAACCAAGCTCCTAGCCTCGGCGGCTACTGCTGAGTCTCCTGAGATGAATACAGATGGGACTCCGTACCAGCCTGCGAGGGCGGAGTTCAGGCCGAACTCCCCTGTCTCGAGGCCATTGATATATATGGCGTCAACAGTCCTACTCGAGATCGTATGGCATAGTATGCCATTTCTGGTGCCGTTCATAGCGTGGTATCCCACGTACAGGGCGGCGTCAAAGCTCCCATCGATCCCCTCCATCATAGATAGGGGCTTTGGCGAGCCCCTCACCAGCTGGGCTGCCTCGTGGACCTCCTCTGGCTGGAGGTTTCTCATCCTCCCATGGGCGTCGGAGACCACAACCTCATCAGCGCCAGCCTTGAGGGCCCCCTCAACCGCCGCGTTCAGGTCTCCCACCATGAGTTTTCTTCCCACCCCATACTCCTGGGGGTCACGGCCCACCTGGGACCAGTCGACTATCCC encodes:
- a CDS encoding zinc-dependent dehydrogenase; this translates as MYYRNDDIRIVEMPTPKIGEGELLLKVMASGICGSDVMEWYRVKKAPRVLGHEVAGLVTEVGEGVANFRVGDRVVVSHHVPCNTCRHCLRGEHTACETLHTTNIDPGGFAEYARVPRINVDRGVFRLPDEVSFEEGVFVEPLACVLRSQRRLAIRPGDTVLILGSGVSGILHIQLSKIFGAGRILATDINEYRLRAAEKFGADIALDGRGDITELLKDLNDGRGADHVIVCTNALPAIRQAFKCVDDTGKILFFAPTPPGVEVPLDLNDLWSRQITLTTSYAAAPSDLASALKLIRAGRVKVKDMITHRLGLKDTGLGFRIVAEAGESLKVIVEPHR
- a CDS encoding M55 family metallopeptidase; translated protein: MVEKPKRVFISIDMEGVSGIVDWSQVGRDPQEYGVGRKLMVGDLNAAVEGALKAGADEVVVSDAHGRMRNLQPEEVHEAAQLVRGSPKPLSMMEGIDGSFDAALYVGYHAMNGTRNGILCHTISSRTVDAIYINGLETGEFGLNSALAGWYGVPSVFISGDSAVAAEARSLVPGIKTAIVKWGVGRYSARCLHPEKARALIEKTVAEALASSKEIKPYRIAEPTEFRLRVVTPSMADAAAVLPYIERVDGRTLKAVFNDYPTALRGLRAAITIAATAEAE